From a region of the ANME-2 cluster archaeon genome:
- a CDS encoding type II toxin-antitoxin system PemK/MazF family toxin, producing MNTITSGMNVNQGDIILIPFPFSDLSQTKRRPSIIISNHEYNSNNEDVICCAITSNPRNYDQSVKIVNEDLDSGNLYYESRVKPTKIFTLNKRMIVKKLAQLNIIKSKEIVKNLTNSIEINDRVATDIN from the coding sequence ATGAATACGATAACCAGTGGAATGAATGTTAACCAAGGGGATATAATTCTAATTCCATTTCCTTTTTCAGATCTGTCACAAACGAAAAGAAGACCCAGTATAATTATTTCAAATCATGAATATAATTCAAATAATGAAGATGTAATTTGTTGTGCTATTACAAGCAATCCAAGAAATTATGATCAGAGTGTAAAGATTGTAAATGAAGATTTAGACAGCGGTAATTTGTATTATGAAAGCAGAGTAAAGCCAACAAAAATATTTACCTTAAATAAAAGAATGATAGTGAAAAAACTAGCACAATTAAATATTATTAAAAGTAAAGAAATTGTAAAAAATTTAACTAATTCTATTGAGATTAATGACCGTGTAGCCACAGATATAAACTAA
- a CDS encoding cupin domain-containing protein produces the protein MDIQVIDFEKEVSKLESPRCPHDMVFIDDSLLRAVLCEGKGKWYVHDYDEFFLHQKGEVVIESDNSTIELKSGTGILVPAGVRHRTNSEKPAVFLVFRHKQTACMLA, from the coding sequence ATGGATATACAGGTCATTGATTTTGAAAAGGAAGTAAGCAAACTGGAATCGCCCCGCTGCCCCCATGATATGGTGTTCATTGACGACTCGCTGCTTCGCGCCGTGCTTTGTGAGGGTAAAGGCAAATGGTACGTCCACGATTACGACGAGTTCTTCCTTCACCAGAAGGGAGAAGTTGTCATTGAATCAGACAATTCTACCATTGAGCTGAAATCCGGCACTGGTATACTGGTGCCTGCCGGAGTGCGGCACAGGACCAACTCAGAAAAACCGGCCGTGTTCCTTGTATTCAGGCACAAGCAGACTGCCTGCATGCTGGCGTAG
- a CDS encoding DUF4332 domain-containing protein: MNRYRYGKDDMTFITNLRQNLENLRAAKEIDETSLIEVRNTIDNVEVELQNKDTLINELRNNNNTIISEKIVLEQENIVRSNQIAGLLEEKANLENNIRILQQERAQIPSRNLVTTFRQSLDSMAGKLTEPESKANYIISSMNVKLRTNLSLEDNELQFQLPKPDDIIPPENLSTIEFTIRSTPKEPDLSEYIEVPDLTGMTLEEAEYAITDAGFKPGTTSEKNSNSPQGTVIDQMPSACSLAMPGAAIDITVSKIIYVEMPNIVGLDIDSGEEVLINSQLEVGEITEQSSKSTSGTILIQSIEAGTTTLIGTHVDIIIAARETVEVPGLIGKKLDMAKYLIRSAKLKPGNIVKQVSTEKADAVLEQDPSAGTAVLEGECVDLVISIIEALKVPDVTGKLINEARTILENKELRIGRIIKRTSTLGTGTVLDQNPKAGTEVDAGMPLDLVVANQDIEMIEGIGPERGSKLKDIGINTIKDLAVADTETVGELVGKSTATKFISMAKLIDSASQLGSLGIDRQSAELLVKAAGIYSVDSLKNAKAGDLYNLCKEAIASGKVEVPVDYSLKQDAVNRWVELAQ; encoded by the coding sequence ATGAATAGATACAGGTACGGTAAGGATGATATGACTTTCATTACTAATCTTCGACAAAACCTGGAAAACCTACGGGCTGCAAAGGAAATTGATGAGACAAGTCTCATCGAAGTCCGCAATACCATTGATAATGTGGAAGTTGAGCTGCAAAACAAGGATACACTGATAAACGAGCTGAGAAATAATAACAATACTATCATATCTGAGAAAATCGTGCTCGAACAGGAGAACATTGTCCGGTCGAACCAAATTGCCGGATTGTTAGAGGAAAAAGCAAACCTCGAAAATAATATCCGGATACTCCAGCAAGAGCGAGCACAGATTCCATCGAGAAATCTGGTAACCACGTTCAGGCAATCCCTGGACAGCATGGCCGGAAAACTTACTGAACCAGAGTCAAAAGCAAACTACATTATCAGCAGCATGAATGTGAAACTAAGGACAAACCTTTCCTTAGAAGATAATGAACTCCAGTTCCAGCTGCCTAAGCCGGATGATATCATCCCTCCTGAAAATCTCAGCACGATTGAATTCACAATAAGATCAACACCTAAAGAACCTGATCTTTCTGAATATATTGAAGTACCAGACCTCACAGGAATGACCCTGGAAGAGGCAGAGTATGCAATAACTGATGCTGGTTTCAAACCGGGTACGACCAGTGAGAAGAATAGTAATTCACCTCAAGGTACGGTCATTGACCAGATGCCCTCAGCTTGCTCATTAGCAATGCCCGGGGCTGCCATTGACATAACTGTCTCGAAGATCATTTATGTGGAAATGCCAAATATCGTGGGGCTTGATATTGACAGTGGAGAAGAGGTTCTTATAAACAGCCAGCTTGAAGTGGGAGAAATTACAGAGCAATCATCAAAATCCACATCAGGAACCATTCTAATCCAAAGTATTGAGGCAGGAACAACCACATTGATTGGTACACATGTTGACATTATAATAGCAGCGAGAGAAACTGTAGAGGTTCCCGGACTTATCGGTAAAAAGCTGGATATGGCAAAATACCTGATACGTTCAGCAAAACTGAAACCTGGGAATATCGTAAAGCAGGTCAGTACTGAAAAAGCAGATGCGGTACTTGAACAGGACCCGTCAGCAGGTACAGCGGTTCTGGAAGGTGAATGTGTGGATCTGGTAATCTCTATTATTGAAGCCCTTAAAGTTCCGGATGTCACTGGAAAGCTCATCAATGAAGCCAGGACCATACTGGAAAACAAGGAATTGAGAATAGGAAGGATCATTAAACGCACAAGTACCCTGGGTACAGGTACTGTCCTGGACCAGAATCCAAAGGCTGGTACAGAGGTTGATGCAGGAATGCCATTGGACCTGGTAGTGGCAAACCAGGATATTGAAATGATCGAAGGTATCGGACCTGAAAGAGGTTCAAAACTGAAGGACATAGGCATCAATACCATCAAAGACCTGGCTGTTGCAGATACTGAAACTGTGGGTGAACTGGTTGGCAAAAGTACTGCAACGAAATTCATTTCCATGGCAAAACTCATTGACAGCGCTTCACAACTTGGCAGTTTGGGGATTGACAGGCAATCAGCCGAACTCCTGGTAAAGGCGGCTGGGATATATTCTGTTGATTCGCTGAAGAATGCAAAAGCCGGTGACCTGTACAATTTATGCAAAGAGGCGATTGCTTCAGGTAAAGTAGAGGTTCCCGTGGATTATTCCCTTAAACAGGATGCAGTGAATCGATGGGTTGAACTGGCACAATAG
- a CDS encoding 3-isopropylmalate dehydratase large subunit produces the protein MTTDNLTITEKIFSKASGRPVRAGEFVMADIDCAMTHDITGPLAVQGFKEIMKDKAEPKVWDPDKIVILFDHQVPADSLNAAENHIMLRKFASEQGITNYDVFEGVCHQVVPEKGWAKPGDLVVGSDSHTCAYGSLGAFSTGIGSTDMAAVFATGKLWFKVPQTIRFEVNGRLPDKVYSKDIILHLIGDVGADGAMYMAAEYGGKAIMSLDISQRMTISNMAIEMGGKAGIIEPDATTEDYLKERIPGFTLDSNWKSDEGCGYAEFREYDISDLPPQVACPHNVDNVKSVEEVEGTHIDQVLLGSCTNGRFEDIKIAADIMGDEPVAKGVRLLVIPASRTEYMKVLRAGLVEQFMEAGAIVESPCCGPCMGGSFGLLGDGEVGLATSNRNFQGRQGSAKAFVYLSSPATAAASALTGEITDPRKG, from the coding sequence ATGACTACTGATAATCTCACTATTACAGAAAAGATCTTTTCAAAAGCTTCAGGCAGGCCAGTCAGGGCCGGCGAATTTGTTATGGCAGACATTGACTGCGCTATGACCCACGATATCACCGGACCTCTGGCTGTGCAGGGTTTCAAGGAGATCATGAAGGACAAAGCCGAGCCAAAGGTCTGGGACCCTGACAAGATCGTGATCCTGTTCGACCACCAGGTACCTGCCGATTCGCTGAATGCGGCAGAGAACCATATCATGCTTAGAAAGTTCGCATCCGAACAGGGCATCACCAACTATGACGTCTTTGAGGGTGTGTGCCACCAGGTTGTGCCGGAAAAGGGCTGGGCCAAACCCGGTGACCTTGTGGTGGGCAGTGACAGTCATACCTGTGCTTACGGCTCGCTGGGAGCATTTTCCACAGGCATAGGAAGTACGGACATGGCTGCGGTTTTCGCTACAGGCAAGCTGTGGTTCAAGGTGCCGCAGACCATCAGGTTCGAGGTGAACGGACGTCTGCCTGATAAGGTGTACAGCAAGGATATCATCCTGCACCTGATAGGGGATGTGGGTGCCGATGGTGCTATGTATATGGCGGCAGAGTATGGCGGCAAGGCAATAATGAGCCTGGATATCAGCCAGCGCATGACCATCAGCAACATGGCAATTGAGATGGGCGGCAAGGCTGGTATTATCGAGCCAGACGCTACTACTGAAGATTACCTGAAAGAACGCATTCCCGGCTTCACTCTTGACTCCAACTGGAAGAGCGATGAGGGGTGCGGATATGCCGAGTTCCGTGAATATGACATCTCAGACCTGCCGCCCCAGGTGGCATGTCCCCATAATGTGGACAATGTGAAATCTGTGGAGGAAGTGGAGGGCACCCATATCGACCAGGTACTTCTGGGTTCCTGCACCAATGGCAGGTTCGAGGATATCAAGATCGCAGCCGACATCATGGGTGATGAGCCTGTGGCAAAAGGTGTGCGGCTGCTGGTCATCCCGGCGTCCCGCACCGAGTATATGAAGGTGCTGCGTGCTGGACTGGTCGAGCAGTTCATGGAGGCTGGCGCAATTGTTGAGAGTCCCTGCTGCGGACCCTGTATGGGCGGCAGTTTCGGGCTGCTGGGTGACGGCGAGGTAGGGCTTGCCACGTCTAACCGTAATTTCCAGGGCAGGCAGGGCAGTGCCAAAGCTTTTGTGTATCTTTCTTCTCCGGCCACTGCAGCGGCGTCTGCACTTACGGGCGAGATTACTGACCCGAGAAAGGGGTGA
- a CDS encoding lipoate--protein ligase family protein: MSYEGYKEGRHKSKGGLIRAFVKLEGNQIEDIAFSGDFFLFPETAIEQIAQSLKGANATSDSVLFAVRSVYESEGITAPGTAPEDFTTSIMQAVES, from the coding sequence ATGAGCTACGAAGGATACAAAGAGGGCAGACACAAATCCAAAGGCGGTCTCATCCGCGCATTCGTCAAGTTAGAAGGCAACCAAATCGAAGACATCGCATTTTCAGGAGACTTCTTCCTTTTTCCCGAAACCGCAATCGAACAGATCGCACAATCCTTAAAAGGTGCCAACGCCACTTCTGATTCCGTACTCTTTGCCGTGCGCTCGGTCTATGAATCCGAAGGTATAACAGCACCCGGGACTGCTCCCGAAGACTTCACGACATCCATCATGCAGGCAGTCGAATCGTAA
- a CDS encoding radical SAM protein, producing the protein MQTSPLTKKVRASIGTLGVLGIELVLMDAPPTTAYLQIYTDKRCQANCRFCSQAAGANGDMKQIARGQYIPSDLDEVVRRLGIAYERGYLMRACIQTAMYAKMWQDTTYLISRIRKTSQIPISLSVFPLSDEKYAALKGMGVDELVVPLDACSPELFSRIKGKEADSIYNWDTHLDGIRRAVRIFGRGSVGTHLIIGMGESARDALGVIDVLHADGVYSALFAYTHLPGTRNVPANLNVNHYRTVQLGAYLIRKGLASFEDMTFRDGKVVDFGISRARILHYVEVGDAFKTTGCPDCNRPYATETHHETFNFPMNPDADEIKMIKEQLGIVE; encoded by the coding sequence ATGCAAACCTCACCACTCACCAAAAAAGTACGCGCCTCCATTGGCACGCTCGGAGTGCTCGGTATAGAACTCGTGCTAATGGATGCGCCGCCTACAACCGCATATCTGCAGATATACACCGATAAGCGCTGTCAGGCAAACTGTCGCTTCTGCTCGCAGGCGGCGGGTGCTAATGGGGATATGAAACAGATCGCACGCGGACAGTACATCCCTTCAGACCTTGACGAAGTGGTGCGAAGGCTGGGGATTGCATACGAGCGCGGCTACCTCATGCGTGCGTGCATCCAGACCGCAATGTATGCTAAGATGTGGCAGGATACGACGTACCTCATCAGCCGCATTCGAAAAACAAGCCAGATCCCGATATCGCTATCCGTATTTCCGTTAAGTGATGAAAAATACGCTGCATTAAAGGGCATGGGAGTTGATGAACTGGTGGTCCCGCTGGATGCGTGCAGTCCTGAGCTGTTCAGTAGGATCAAAGGCAAAGAGGCAGATAGTATCTATAACTGGGATACCCACCTTGACGGTATCAGGCGCGCGGTTCGTATCTTTGGCAGGGGATCGGTTGGCACGCATCTTATCATCGGCATGGGAGAGAGTGCCAGGGATGCGCTCGGGGTAATAGATGTACTGCACGCTGATGGTGTTTATTCAGCACTGTTCGCATATACGCATCTGCCCGGAACCCGGAACGTGCCTGCAAACCTGAATGTCAATCACTACCGCACAGTGCAGTTAGGCGCATACTTGATCCGCAAGGGGTTGGCATCCTTTGAAGATATGACCTTCAGGGACGGGAAGGTGGTGGATTTCGGGATATCCCGTGCCAGGATATTGCACTATGTGGAGGTAGGGGATGCATTCAAGACAACAGGGTGCCCTGACTGCAACCGCCCGTATGCCACAGAGACGCACCATGAGACGTTCAATTTTCCAATGAATCCGGATGCGGATGAGATCAAGATGATAAAAGAGCAGCTTGGAATAGTGGAATAA
- a CDS encoding radical SAM protein translates to MSSLNPDIDTLDPAIQKRMRKSKQQSLVKSGSKLNIFITSNNFPSISLTGSRCQLNCKHCGGRLLSRLIPVGPPERLEQIARSLANNGAKGMLITGGCDTKGKVPTAAAAQYIKSIKQQTDLIVIAHTGFITPDEARALKDSGLDGIAFDVVGNAGTVRRVYGLDVTEDDYLKSLQAISDAGINIFPHVCVGLDFGKMCGELRALELIRHIKATTVVITGLMSVAGTAMSSVKPDPYDFAEVFCRACELFPDIPITLGCAHSSGRDRELIERIALESGVFNVALPTRSFVKYAHAEGYGIEYFGTCCGVLPQDSTRIDGDLHLK, encoded by the coding sequence ATGAGCAGCCTGAACCCTGACATTGATACGCTTGACCCTGCTATCCAGAAGCGTATGCGTAAATCTAAACAGCAGTCCCTTGTAAAGTCAGGTAGTAAACTCAACATCTTCATCACATCGAACAACTTTCCTTCCATATCACTCACAGGCAGCAGGTGCCAGTTGAACTGCAAGCACTGCGGCGGCAGGCTGCTCTCCCGCCTGATCCCTGTGGGTCCGCCTGAAAGGCTAGAGCAGATTGCACGCAGTCTTGCAAACAACGGTGCCAAAGGTATGCTCATAACAGGCGGGTGCGACACAAAAGGAAAAGTCCCCACAGCGGCTGCGGCCCAATACATCAAAAGTATCAAGCAGCAGACCGACCTGATCGTGATCGCTCACACCGGATTCATTACACCTGACGAAGCGCGCGCTTTAAAGGACAGCGGTCTTGACGGCATCGCATTCGATGTGGTCGGGAATGCCGGTACTGTGCGGCGGGTGTACGGCCTGGACGTTACCGAGGATGACTACTTAAAAAGCCTTCAGGCTATTTCCGATGCCGGGATCAATATCTTCCCGCATGTGTGCGTGGGTCTTGATTTTGGTAAGATGTGCGGGGAACTTCGTGCGCTGGAACTCATCCGGCACATCAAAGCGACCACGGTCGTAATAACAGGACTCATGTCGGTTGCAGGCACAGCAATGTCATCGGTTAAACCCGACCCGTACGACTTTGCAGAGGTCTTCTGCCGGGCCTGCGAACTGTTCCCTGATATCCCGATAACACTCGGCTGCGCCCATTCGAGCGGGCGCGACCGCGAACTGATAGAACGGATTGCACTTGAGAGCGGTGTTTTTAATGTTGCACTTCCCACGCGCAGCTTTGTCAAATATGCACATGCAGAAGGGTACGGGATCGAGTATTTCGGCACCTGCTGCGGTGTCCTGCCGCAGGATTCGACCCGCATAGATGGGGATTTACATTTGAAATGA